The sequence CCTTTTTACCTCGTAACCTCTTTACCTTCTCTCGATATCGCGCGCCGTGTAGGAACCGGAGCTTTTGTAATTATCCACAGGGCTGATTGTTAGTTGTTTATATTCTGCTTTTGAGGCTGGGGGTAGGTAACGTATATTTGACGGATTGGCAAAATTGGGAGGTTTCCACATGTTTTCGGTAAGGTTCATTAGTAGCAGTAACAATTTTTGTAACCTACACTTACACAGCATGACAAGAAAAGATGCCGAAATACAGCTCAATCACCTTTTTGGCTTTTCACAATTCCACGATTTGCAGTGGACAGTGATCCAACAACTATTAGCTGGAAAAAAAGTGCTTTTCATTGAAAAAACTGGTTTTGGAAAATCCCTATGCTACCAATTTCCGGCTACGCAATTACAAGGTATTACCATCGTGTTTTCTCCGTTAATTGCCCTAATGCGTGACCAGGTGCGCAGCATGCACCAAAAAGGGATCAGGGCAGCAGCTATTAATTCTAATCAAACCGACGAAGAAAATGATGCCATAATAGAGCAGGCACGAAATAATGAACTTGATATTCTGTATATAGCGCCCGAAAGAATGGAAAATGCTGAATGGATTGGCGCTGCTCATAACATGAAAATTGCTATGGTTGTCATTGATGAAGCACATTGCATTTCCATGTGGGGCCAAAGCTTTCGTCCCAATTACAGGAGAATTGTAAACCTGGTGAACCTATTACCCAAAAATTTTCCTGTTTTAGCTACTACCGCTACAGCCACTGTGCGGGTACAGGATGATATTGTAGAGCAAGTGGGGGCTGGTTTGATTCCTATTCGCGGTCAGTTACTCCGTTCGAATATCAGCTTGTCGGTAATAACGGTGCAAAGCGAGGATGAAAAATTTTATTGGTTGGCGGAGAACTTTGCCAAACTGTCCGGTACAGGTATCATTTATACGGGTACACAGGCCAATACAGACATTTATGCCAATTGGCTGCAATTTCTTGGCTTTAATTCAACTGCTTATAGCGGTCGACTGGATGCAGAAACCCGTAAACGGGTAGAAGAAGCCTTCATTTCCAATCAATATGATGCAGTTGTTTCAACCAATGCGCTGGGCATGGGGATTGACAAGCCTGATATCCGCTTTATTATCCATACACAAGTGCCTCAATCGCCCATACACTACTACCAGGAAATAGGCAGGGCAGGTAGGGATGGGCAGCCTGCGGAGGCAATTCTCTTGTATCATCCTTCTGCTGATCTGGCCTTGCCCCGGAATTTTATTGAAGGGACTAAACCAGCTATTGAAAAATATCAATTGGTAATAGACACTACCAAAGTGTCACTAAAAGGGCGTAACCAGATCATAAAAGATACTAATCTTAAACAAAAACAGGTAGAGATAATATTGGCAGACCTTGTTGATCAGAAGATCCTGCATGAGATGCAAAATGGGAGTAAAAAATATGCCTATAATCCTGAGGCGCCCGTATTCGATCCTGCTGGATTTGAGCTTTTAAGAGTTGCCCAGCAAAAGGAATTGGAACAAATGGTAGCTTATATTGGTATAGACTCATGTAGAATGCATTACTTGTGTGATTATTTGGGTGATAAGTTGGAAAACTCCTGTGGCATTTGTGATAACGATAAAGGAGAAAAGAGAATAATAACAGAAACAACGAAATTAAAAGAGCAGTTACAGGAATTCAGGGAAACCTTTTTTCCTGTGCTGGACGTAGAAGCGAAGAAAAGCAACATTATAAATGGTGTCGCTGCATCTTATTATGGCGTTTCAAACGTGGGGGCGGCCCTGCATCATTCAAAATATGATGGAGGGGGTGATTTTCCGGACTGGTTAGTAAAGCTAACTTTAAAAGCTTTCAGAAAACATTACGGAAAAGAAACCTTCGACTTAATTCTATATGTACCACCTACTGAATCGGGCGATCTCGTTAAAAACTTTGCCGGGAAAATAGGTAGTGTTTTAAAAATATCGGTGTCGCATAAGCTTGTTAAGACCAGCCCTACCGATCCACAAAAAAGATTTGAAAGTGGTATTTCGAAAAAAGACAATGTTCATGGTAAATTTGCTTATGTAGATCCTGCGGAAATAGCCGGCAAAAAGATCTTATTGATAGATGATATTTTCGACAGCGGCTATACTGTCAAAGAAATAGGACAATACCTGACTAATAAAGGAGCGTCTGTTATTGCTCCTTTGGTCATTGCAAGAACTGTAGGAGGTGATATTTAAATAAAGACAGATGAAAAGTTTGATAGATAATACGTATTGGATAGCCGTGGCTCATTTACCAAGGTGGCCAACAGAACGGATTAATCGTTTTATTATCCAGGTAGTGCATGAACACAAAATGACCTGGGCTGATTTTTTTGAACTGGATAGTAAAGTGTGGAAAGAGACATTTGGCTTTTCGGATAAAGAAATAAATGATGTAGAAGTGGCAAGAAATGACCTGCCACGACTTGCTTTTATTGCAGAACAATTGGACAGCGAAGGTTTTCAGGTTATTCCAGTCAACTCCCCGGATTACCCAACCGTGCTAAAAGACAATCTAAAAGTAAAAAGCAGCCCGCCTGTTATATACATAAAGGGCAGAAAAGGGTTGTTGCAGGAAGAAGCAGTAGCCATAGTAGGAGCCCGTAAATCTGGAAACCTGGCTCTGGAATTTACAGATCATGTGGCTAAAAAGACTGTGCAGGAACATAAAGTAGTGGTGAGTGGCTTTGCAAAAGGGGTGGATAAACAGGCTTTGGATAGTTCCATAAAGTATAATGGCAAAAGCATCATAGTGCTGCCTCAGGGTATTTTAACATTTCAAGCAGGGTTTAAAAAGTATTATCAACCAATTATTAATGGCGATGTATTAGTACTGAGTACCTTTTTCCCAAAAGCGGGCTGGGAAGTAGGACTTGCCATGGCGAGAAATGTATACATCTATGGCCTTGCAAAGGAAATTTATGTAGCAGAATCTGATAATAAAGGCGGTACCTGGGAAGGAGCTATAGATGGGTTAAAAAGGAAAAGGAGAATTTATGTAAGAATGCCTAAACAAAATGAAAAAAATGCCAATAAGGTTTTGATTGATATGGGAGGCATTCCGGTAGATATGAATGGGGAAATAGCGAATACAAAAAATCCCTTACAATATTCTATAAGGGATCAGGAACTGAATATTGTAAACGAGCCGGCTGGTATTTATGAAGTGGCTGACAAAAGTAAAAACATTGAACGTGAAATATTGGACTTATTGAAAAAAGGCAGCTTTAGTGCCAAGGAAATTATGCTCACCTTAAAATTGGATTGGGAAGGAAAAAAACTCAGCAACTTTCTGAAAAGTAATCCAAATGTTAAAAGTCTGGGTGGTAAACCTGCGCGTTTTTGCATCAGCGATTCAACAGCTCCTTCATTATTTGGCTAAAATTGATAGCGAATGACCTGGACCTTATTAAATAATAATATTAAACACAAACCCCAGCTAAGGTAGAAGAGGCTGTAATAACAAAAAAGGCAGCTCATAACGAACTGCCTTTTTTATTAGTTACCAGATACTCCTGAAACTACTAATAGTTAATTTTTTAATCGTGGTATTACCGGGCGATTGAATCCGGATATGCTTAAATGGCTCAGTCGGAAAGAACGTTTCCGTCATAACCGTTAAGCCACCATCTGCAAATAGTTCAAGGGAGCTGACATCTATGATCAGGGAACAATCCAGCTTGCCCGATGAGGTTAAGCGTGGCGCTACATGCCTTCCTGCAAAGTCTTTGTGAAAATCTGTCTTTCCCGATTTAGTCCGGTCAATAAAATACTGTTGTTGTTGTTCATCATACCCAATCACCACCTCTTCCCCTGCATCATTGGAAAGTAGGATCGAAAAACCCCTGAGCTGTTCCAGGTTCAGGTCAACACGGGCAGGCAAGGACACCTTTCCTGTTTTGGCAACTACATCAAAGGAGTTTTTTACGGGTATATTTTGAAGCGTGACCGGTTTCGACCGGATTTTATTGAGCTCCGCAACCGGCTCAGAAGCCACATACATTTCCTTACCTATCCGCTTTAGCTTTAATTCACGGGGAATGGTCATGGCATTTCGCCAGGTTTCGGTGGGCACCACATTAGCATATTGCCAGTTACTCATCCAGCCTAAAAACACTTTCCGGTTGCCCGTATTCGCCCAGCTAATACCAGCATATTCATCAGGCCCATAATCCAGCCACTTGGTAGTTGTATCAAAAGGCGTAAACTGCTTGCCGTCAAAAGCTCCCAGGAAATATTGGGTAGCAGAACCGCCATTGGGACCGCCGGGATTCAGGTTGACGATCAATACCCAAACCTGCTTTCCATGATCATTCAAGGTAAATAAGTCAGGACATTCCCATACGCCGCCATGGGCGCCCAGCTCTTTTCCAAACTCGCTTTCTTTGGTCCAGTTCTTCAGATCAGGAGAAGAATAAAAGGTGATATGGTCTTTGGTGGCCAATGTCATAACCCACTTTTTTTGTGGCTCATACCACATTACCTTGGGATCGCGGAAGTCGGTGATGCCGGGATTCTTCAATACCGGGTTACCGGCATACTTTGTCCAGGTTTTGCCATTATCAAGACTATAGGCAATACTTTGATGCTGGAAATTGTTCCTGCCTTCCTTTTCCCCTTTGGGATCGTGATGCGTAAAGATGGCTACCAATGGGACCTGCCCGTTTTTACCAAAACCCGATGTGTTGTTTTTGTCCACTACCGCACTGCCGGAAAAAATATAGCCCAGGCTATCGGGATACAGGGCAATAGGCTGTTCCTGCCAGTGGACCAGATCGGTACTGGTAGCATGTCCCCAGTGCATGGGCCCCCAGATAGTACTACCAGGATAATACTGGAAGAACAGGTGATAAATTCCGTTATGATACACCATTCCATTGGGATCATTGGTCCATTTTTCTTTAGGCGAGAAATGGACCTGTGGACGGTGCTTTTCACGATACAACTGTTGAGCATTGGAAGACTTTGCCAATACAGCGGATATAAAGATGGCTGCTACAAGAACCGATTTCTTTTTATTCATAAAACAAGTTTTTTTGAATGAAGGCAACAAGGTAGTTACCTCGTTGCCTCTGTGCCTTTATGCCTTGTTGCCTTTTCAATAACGCGGGTTTTGCGTATACAGCCCTTTGGTAAAGGTAATTTCAGATTGCGGGATCGGTAAATATTCATCCCTGCCGGCTGTAAATACGGCGGTGGATAAAAAAGTCCGCCTGTTCTTTTCAACCGCTATATAATTATTTAAAACCTGCGCGGCAATGCCCCATCTTACCAGGTCAAAAAATCGTTGTCCTTCGGTGGCAAATTCGAGTCGCCTTTCCCACTGCAAGGCAGTACGCGCGTAAGCCTGTGTCCAACCGGCGGCAGGATAAGGTTGAACGTTATAGTTGGAAGCAAAAGTGCCATCCAACTTCTTCAGCTTGCCAGTACTGGCTGCTGCCCTGGTCCTGATCTGGTTAATAAGTGGCAGGGCCTTATCTGGCTGCCCCAGCTCAATATAGGCTTCTGCCTGCATCAACAACACGTCATCATACCGCAGGATATCATAATTCTTGGCAACGCCCATAAAAGGACCGTTTTTGAAATAAGAGGAGCTGGTGGCCAGTTGCTGGTTACGCATCGTATGAAAATTGCCATACACACCGGGATCGCGTACCCAGCTATTGCTGAACAACTTGGTGTTATCATACTTGTACACATGTCCATCGATGCCTACGGTATGATCCAGCCGCACATCAACAGTAGCGGTGCTTAAATTGGCATTGCTGTTGTTGAACGTAGTAAAATTAGGGAGGCCGTTGGCATCGGTCGTATGGGCATTCACCAGGTTTTGGCTGGCAGCATGAAAGCCACAGCATCCATACTGGGGAGCGCCATGCGGATAATTTAAGCCATCCTCATAATTCAGCCTGCCGGCAGTGGTGCCATCGTTGATCGTAAACTGGATGGCAAACAGGGATTCCCGTCCGTTCTCTGTTTCAGGTAGAAAATTATCAGCAATATCAGCGCTTAAGGCATACTTTCCTGATGCAATAACAGACTGGCATAAAGCCACTACTTCCTGCAATCGTGTTTGATTAATATTGATCACCTGGTGGGTGGCATCCTGTTCATACGCCTGGAATAACCGCAGTTTGGCCAGGTAAGCCTGGGCGGCAAACTTATTCGGCCGGCCGATTTCCGTTTGTGTTTCCGGCAGGTTAGCCACGGCAAACTCCAGGTCGGCAGCAATCTTATTCCAGGATTCTTCCCAGGAAAGGCCATTCGACACCTTTAAAATGTCGTCTGAAGAAGCAGTCTCATCGAATAGAGGAATATTCTTGTACAGGATCTTCATGGTGAAATAGCTATGTGCCCTTAAAAACTTCAGTTCTGCCAGCCTGGATTTCTTTTGCGGGAAGTCGGCCTCTGACAAATTATTCACTGCACGCAGCGCTACATTGGCCCTGGAAACAGACTTAAACAAATTCTTCCAGGTACGGGAAACAAAAGCGTCCATAGTAGGGGTTACCAGGTTATAATGTTCCATGGCGTCTATTTCTCCCACATCACCGGTACCGCCGCCGCCTTTGTACGAATCGTCCGATCTTACACTGCCATAGGCCCACATACTGTATATCGGGCCGATCATATCGCCATTACCGATGGCGGCATAGGCAGCCGTCACCAGGCCCTCAACTGCAGTAGGGGAGGTCAGTGCGTCGGACGACAATACGCCGGTGGGTGTGTATTCTAATTGTCTTTTACAGGAGCCGTACAGCAATAGGCCTGAAACAATCAAAGCCGGTATATATATCTTTTTCATGTTGAATCTCATTTGATGATGAATTAAAAGGAGGCATTAATA comes from Paraflavitalea devenefica and encodes:
- a CDS encoding RecQ family ATP-dependent DNA helicase, with product MTRKDAEIQLNHLFGFSQFHDLQWTVIQQLLAGKKVLFIEKTGFGKSLCYQFPATQLQGITIVFSPLIALMRDQVRSMHQKGIRAAAINSNQTDEENDAIIEQARNNELDILYIAPERMENAEWIGAAHNMKIAMVVIDEAHCISMWGQSFRPNYRRIVNLVNLLPKNFPVLATTATATVRVQDDIVEQVGAGLIPIRGQLLRSNISLSVITVQSEDEKFYWLAENFAKLSGTGIIYTGTQANTDIYANWLQFLGFNSTAYSGRLDAETRKRVEEAFISNQYDAVVSTNALGMGIDKPDIRFIIHTQVPQSPIHYYQEIGRAGRDGQPAEAILLYHPSADLALPRNFIEGTKPAIEKYQLVIDTTKVSLKGRNQIIKDTNLKQKQVEIILADLVDQKILHEMQNGSKKYAYNPEAPVFDPAGFELLRVAQQKELEQMVAYIGIDSCRMHYLCDYLGDKLENSCGICDNDKGEKRIITETTKLKEQLQEFRETFFPVLDVEAKKSNIINGVAASYYGVSNVGAALHHSKYDGGGDFPDWLVKLTLKAFRKHYGKETFDLILYVPPTESGDLVKNFAGKIGSVLKISVSHKLVKTSPTDPQKRFESGISKKDNVHGKFAYVDPAEIAGKKILLIDDIFDSGYTVKEIGQYLTNKGASVIAPLVIARTVGGDI
- a CDS encoding DNA-processing protein DprA produces the protein MKSLIDNTYWIAVAHLPRWPTERINRFIIQVVHEHKMTWADFFELDSKVWKETFGFSDKEINDVEVARNDLPRLAFIAEQLDSEGFQVIPVNSPDYPTVLKDNLKVKSSPPVIYIKGRKGLLQEEAVAIVGARKSGNLALEFTDHVAKKTVQEHKVVVSGFAKGVDKQALDSSIKYNGKSIIVLPQGILTFQAGFKKYYQPIINGDVLVLSTFFPKAGWEVGLAMARNVYIYGLAKEIYVAESDNKGGTWEGAIDGLKRKRRIYVRMPKQNEKNANKVLIDMGGIPVDMNGEIANTKNPLQYSIRDQELNIVNEPAGIYEVADKSKNIEREILDLLKKGSFSAKEIMLTLKLDWEGKKLSNFLKSNPNVKSLGGKPARFCISDSTAPSLFG
- a CDS encoding glycoside hydrolase family 32 protein is translated as MNKKKSVLVAAIFISAVLAKSSNAQQLYREKHRPQVHFSPKEKWTNDPNGMVYHNGIYHLFFQYYPGSTIWGPMHWGHATSTDLVHWQEQPIALYPDSLGYIFSGSAVVDKNNTSGFGKNGQVPLVAIFTHHDPKGEKEGRNNFQHQSIAYSLDNGKTWTKYAGNPVLKNPGITDFRDPKVMWYEPQKKWVMTLATKDHITFYSSPDLKNWTKESEFGKELGAHGGVWECPDLFTLNDHGKQVWVLIVNLNPGGPNGGSATQYFLGAFDGKQFTPFDTTTKWLDYGPDEYAGISWANTGNRKVFLGWMSNWQYANVVPTETWRNAMTIPRELKLKRIGKEMYVASEPVAELNKIRSKPVTLQNIPVKNSFDVVAKTGKVSLPARVDLNLEQLRGFSILLSNDAGEEVVIGYDEQQQQYFIDRTKSGKTDFHKDFAGRHVAPRLTSSGKLDCSLIIDVSSLELFADGGLTVMTETFFPTEPFKHIRIQSPGNTTIKKLTISSFRSIW
- a CDS encoding RagB/SusD family nutrient uptake outer membrane protein, with product MKKIYIPALIVSGLLLYGSCKRQLEYTPTGVLSSDALTSPTAVEGLVTAAYAAIGNGDMIGPIYSMWAYGSVRSDDSYKGGGGTGDVGEIDAMEHYNLVTPTMDAFVSRTWKNLFKSVSRANVALRAVNNLSEADFPQKKSRLAELKFLRAHSYFTMKILYKNIPLFDETASSDDILKVSNGLSWEESWNKIAADLEFAVANLPETQTEIGRPNKFAAQAYLAKLRLFQAYEQDATHQVININQTRLQEVVALCQSVIASGKYALSADIADNFLPETENGRESLFAIQFTINDGTTAGRLNYEDGLNYPHGAPQYGCCGFHAASQNLVNAHTTDANGLPNFTTFNNSNANLSTATVDVRLDHTVGIDGHVYKYDNTKLFSNSWVRDPGVYGNFHTMRNQQLATSSSYFKNGPFMGVAKNYDILRYDDVLLMQAEAYIELGQPDKALPLINQIRTRAAASTGKLKKLDGTFASNYNVQPYPAAGWTQAYARTALQWERRLEFATEGQRFFDLVRWGIAAQVLNNYIAVEKNRRTFLSTAVFTAGRDEYLPIPQSEITFTKGLYTQNPRY